From Gemmatimonadaceae bacterium, the proteins below share one genomic window:
- a CDS encoding insulinase family protein, which yields MNSRRLTVLASLLLVPALRAQGAPALTRPLPVDTAVTIGTLPNGLRYYIRVNHKPEKRAELRLVVNAGSILETNQQLGLAHVIEHMAFEGTRHFPKNTLVSYLQSIGMQFGADLNASTGFDETVYQLTVPTDTERIVNSAFQILSDWAHGVLFDSSRVMAEREVVREEWRGDKGAEDRMMRQWLPIAFKGSRYADRLPIGTEQSIMTATPSRLRPFYDEWYRPDLMAVVAVGDFDAARIEALIKRDFSAIPNPAHEEPRPVAGIPDNAAPLVAIATDKEATASDVDVIFKMARRTTTTVGDYRRNLVGDLYLAMLNNRFDEMAQKPGAPFLDAGASRSSFYARTVEAFSLAADVKDGGIERGTAALLEEARRADQFGFLPDELERAKANLLRGYERAYDERDKTNSGSYVGEYVDNYLYHDPIPGIGWEYDAVKSLLPGITLAEVNAIGRSWFTPDNRVVIAEAPEKPGVEVPTRERLLAVMDSAAKLTLTPYTETVAGGPLLAPITTVGRVVAEQAVPAVNVTEWTLSNGARVVVKPTDFKADEILLSAYANGGTSLAPDSEYMSAALASQIAGLSGLGQFSRVDLGKKLSGKVAGVSAAIGGTEQTISGHASPKDLETLFQLIHLEFTGARLDTAAFEAFRNQVEPYLANRGASPDEVFSDTVQVTMGQHDFRSRPITPATFAEVDPHRALDFFKARFAGASGFTFVFVGNVNLDTLKALSERYLATIPAGHPETWKNVEKGPPTGVVERVVHKGVEPKANTMLFFTGPLDYAPQNRFDLRALAELLQMQVIETLREKLGGTYSPSVNAGTDFAPRQEYTMQVGFSSAPANVDTLVATTMELIETLQRQGPSAADVEKVKEQLLREHQVEVKQNAFWAGNIAARLRAGEDIAGLGDPYTAMITALTAAELQAAAKTYLNTGNYARFELLPGGK from the coding sequence GTGAATTCGCGGCGGCTGACCGTCCTCGCGTCGCTACTCCTGGTTCCCGCGCTCCGCGCGCAGGGGGCGCCGGCGCTCACGCGACCGCTGCCGGTGGACACGGCGGTGACGATCGGCACGCTGCCCAACGGCCTGCGCTACTACATCCGGGTGAATCACAAGCCGGAGAAGCGCGCCGAACTGCGGCTGGTGGTGAACGCGGGGTCGATTCTGGAGACCAACCAGCAGTTGGGGCTGGCACACGTCATCGAGCACATGGCGTTCGAGGGCACCCGGCACTTTCCCAAGAACACGTTGGTGAGCTACCTGCAATCCATCGGCATGCAGTTCGGGGCCGACCTCAACGCCTCCACCGGGTTCGACGAGACGGTCTATCAGTTGACGGTGCCCACCGACACCGAGCGGATCGTGAACTCGGCATTCCAGATCCTGAGCGATTGGGCGCACGGGGTGCTGTTCGACTCCAGCCGGGTGATGGCCGAGCGCGAGGTGGTGCGGGAGGAATGGCGGGGCGACAAGGGCGCCGAGGACCGCATGATGCGGCAGTGGCTGCCGATCGCCTTCAAGGGATCGCGGTACGCCGACCGGCTGCCGATCGGCACCGAGCAGAGCATCATGACGGCCACCCCGTCGCGGCTCCGGCCGTTCTACGACGAATGGTACCGGCCCGATCTGATGGCGGTGGTGGCGGTGGGCGACTTCGACGCCGCGCGGATCGAGGCGCTCATCAAGCGGGATTTCTCGGCGATTCCGAATCCCGCGCACGAGGAACCGCGGCCGGTGGCGGGGATTCCCGACAATGCGGCTCCGCTGGTGGCGATCGCTACCGACAAGGAGGCCACGGCCTCGGACGTCGACGTGATCTTCAAGATGGCGCGCCGGACCACGACGACGGTGGGCGACTACCGCCGCAATCTGGTCGGCGACCTGTACCTGGCGATGCTCAACAACCGGTTCGACGAGATGGCGCAGAAGCCTGGCGCGCCGTTTCTCGACGCCGGCGCATCGCGGAGCTCGTTCTACGCGCGAACGGTGGAAGCGTTCTCGCTGGCGGCCGACGTGAAGGACGGCGGCATCGAGCGGGGCACGGCGGCGCTGCTCGAGGAGGCACGTCGCGCAGACCAGTTCGGATTCCTGCCGGACGAGTTGGAGCGCGCCAAAGCGAATCTGCTTCGCGGATACGAGCGCGCGTACGACGAGCGCGACAAGACGAATTCGGGGTCGTACGTGGGGGAGTACGTGGACAACTACCTCTACCACGACCCGATTCCGGGCATCGGCTGGGAGTACGACGCGGTGAAGTCGTTGCTGCCCGGCATCACGCTGGCGGAGGTGAACGCGATCGGCCGTAGCTGGTTCACGCCCGACAATCGCGTGGTGATCGCGGAGGCGCCCGAGAAGCCCGGCGTCGAGGTGCCGACCAGGGAGCGGCTGCTGGCGGTCATGGACAGCGCCGCGAAGCTGACGCTCACCCCGTATACCGAGACCGTGGCCGGCGGCCCGCTGCTGGCGCCGATCACGACCGTGGGGCGCGTGGTGGCCGAGCAGGCCGTCCCCGCCGTGAACGTCACGGAGTGGACACTGTCCAATGGCGCGCGCGTGGTGGTCAAACCCACCGATTTCAAAGCGGACGAGATATTACTGAGCGCATATGCGAACGGCGGCACGTCGCTGGCGCCCGATTCGGAGTACATGTCGGCGGCGCTGGCGTCGCAGATCGCGGGCCTGAGCGGGCTGGGGCAGTTCAGCCGAGTGGATCTTGGCAAGAAGCTGAGCGGCAAGGTGGCCGGCGTATCGGCCGCCATAGGGGGGACCGAGCAAACGATCTCAGGGCACGCCTCGCCGAAAGACCTCGAGACGCTGTTCCAGCTCATCCATCTCGAGTTCACGGGCGCGCGTCTGGACACCGCGGCCTTCGAAGCGTTCCGGAACCAGGTGGAGCCATACCTCGCCAACCGCGGCGCCTCGCCGGATGAAGTGTTCTCGGATACGGTCCAGGTCACGATGGGGCAGCACGACTTCCGATCGCGGCCGATCACGCCGGCGACGTTCGCCGAGGTGGACCCGCACCGGGCGCTCGACTTCTTCAAGGCCCGATTCGCCGGGGCATCGGGCTTCACGTTCGTGTTCGTGGGCAACGTGAACCTCGACACGCTCAAGGCGCTGAGCGAGCGGTACCTGGCCACGATTCCCGCGGGCCATCCGGAAACGTGGAAGAACGTGGAGAAGGGGCCGCCGACGGGCGTCGTGGAGCGCGTGGTGCACAAGGGCGTGGAGCCCAAGGCGAACACGATGCTGTTCTTCACCGGGCCGCTCGACTACGCGCCGCAGAACCGGTTCGACCTGCGCGCACTGGCCGAGCTGCTGCAGATGCAGGTGATCGAGACGCTGCGCGAGAAGTTGGGGGGCACGTACAGCCCGAGCGTGAACGCGGGAACGGATTTCGCGCCGCGCCAGGAGTACACGATGCAGGTGGGGTTCAGTTCCGCACCGGCCAACGTCGACACGCTCGTCGCGACCACGATGGAACTCATCGAGACGCTGCAGCGCCAGGGCCCCTCGGCCGCCGACGTGGAGAAGGTGAAGGAGCAACTCCTCCGCGAGCACCAGGTGGAGGTGAAGCAGAACGCGTTCTGGGCGGGGAACATCGCGGCCCGTCTGCGCGCCGGCGAGGACATCGCCGGCTTGGGCGACCCGTACACGGCGATGATCACCGCGCTGACGGCCGCCGAGCTGCAGGCCGCGGCGAAGACGTATCTGAATACCGGGAATTATGCGCGGTTCGAGTTGCTGCCTGGAGGAAAGTAG
- a CDS encoding DinB family protein: MRKTFFPVIAGLLVSASPLFAQATSPVADALRGSLAGATRNLVAAAEEMPADKYSYHPTEAQMTFGQLVLHVATSNEFLCSRISGTTAPTEAKLTATSPKAELVARMKRSFAYCETSFAKLNDSGLTDSVPFFGGSKVTRAAAMMDMAADWADHYGAAAGYLRLNGMLPPTAKGRGGM, from the coding sequence ATGCGCAAGACCTTCTTTCCCGTAATCGCCGGACTGCTCGTTTCGGCGTCCCCGCTCTTTGCCCAGGCGACGAGCCCCGTGGCTGACGCGCTTCGCGGCTCGCTGGCCGGCGCCACTCGCAATCTCGTCGCCGCCGCCGAGGAGATGCCAGCCGACAAGTACAGCTATCATCCCACCGAGGCGCAGATGACCTTCGGCCAGCTCGTGCTGCACGTGGCCACGTCCAACGAATTCCTCTGCTCGCGCATCAGCGGCACGACGGCGCCCACCGAAGCGAAGCTCACCGCCACGTCGCCCAAGGCAGAACTCGTGGCGAGAATGAAGCGCTCGTTCGCCTACTGCGAGACGAGTTTCGCCAAGCTCAACGACTCGGGGCTCACCGATAGCGTGCCGTTCTTTGGCGGGAGCAAGGTGACCCGCGCCGCGGCGATGATGGACATGGCGGCCGACTGGGCCGACCACTACGGCGCGGCGGCCGGCTATCTGCGCCTGAACGGGATGTTGCCGCCCACGGCGAAGGGCCGCGGCGGCATGTAG
- a CDS encoding DUF4342 domain-containing protein, translated as MADTTGNTEEHKVSGEGLVARVKELVHQGNIRRIIVKNDKGHTIFEIPLTFGLVGAAFMPVLVALGSIAALAAEYTLVVEKRGPDEK; from the coding sequence ATGGCAGACACCACCGGCAACACCGAAGAACACAAAGTCTCGGGCGAGGGGCTCGTGGCGCGCGTGAAGGAACTGGTGCACCAGGGGAACATCCGGCGCATCATCGTCAAGAACGACAAGGGCCATACGATTTTCGAAATTCCGCTCACCTTCGGTCTCGTGGGGGCGGCATTCATGCCGGTGCTGGTGGCCCTCGGCTCGATTGCCGCGCTCGCCGCCGAATACACGCTCGTGGTCGAGAAGCGGGGCCCGGACGAGAAGTAA
- a CDS encoding DUF4404 family protein, with protein sequence MSERDLHALLSDLHHSLLDTTSVSEETKAMLEQLAADIRPIVEGGPGGPIAGGKAAGLRERLEGAMAAVEASHPALARAIERVADTLAFYNL encoded by the coding sequence ATGTCCGAACGCGACCTCCACGCCCTGCTGTCCGACCTGCACCACAGTCTGCTCGACACCACGTCGGTGAGCGAGGAGACCAAGGCGATGCTCGAACAGCTTGCGGCGGACATTCGGCCGATCGTCGAAGGCGGGCCGGGAGGTCCGATTGCCGGCGGCAAAGCGGCGGGGCTGCGCGAGCGGTTGGAGGGCGCGATGGCTGCCGTCGAGGCATCGCACCCAGCGCTGGCCAGGGCCATCGAACGGGTGGCCGACACGCTGGCGTTCTACAACCTCTAG
- a CDS encoding DEAD/DEAH box helicase, which yields MPFTGFKLHPDLLRGIKELGYQRPTPIQNDAIPPAMAGRDVLACAMTGSGKTAAFLLPVLHQLAGRPRGTTRALVITPTRELAAQILEDLNDLAVHTPLTGASVYGGVGMGPQEHAFRSGVDVIIATPGRLLDHFKAPYAKLAGLQYLVLDEADRMLDMGFLPEIRKILRHLPAKRQTLFFSATMPPAIGQLAREMLHDPVTLNIERQSAPAVGITQAVYPVPQELKSSLLVALLARGDMEQALVFTRTKHRANRLCEFLVKRGLKAERIHGNRSQAQRTAALDGFKRGIHRVLVATDIAARGIDVEALGHVVNFDVPNVPEDYIHRVGRTARAEATGDAFTMVSPEEEGELRGIERAIGKRLPRVILPDFDYKARVEGKLEVPLAERVAGIRARKAQERARAKAKDARRRG from the coding sequence GTGCCGTTTACCGGATTCAAACTCCATCCCGACCTCCTGCGCGGTATTAAAGAACTAGGATACCAGCGCCCCACCCCGATCCAGAACGACGCCATTCCGCCGGCCATGGCCGGCCGCGACGTGCTCGCGTGCGCGATGACGGGCAGCGGCAAGACGGCGGCGTTCCTGCTCCCCGTGCTCCATCAGCTGGCGGGCCGTCCGCGCGGCACCACCCGCGCGCTGGTGATCACGCCCACGCGCGAGCTGGCGGCCCAGATCCTCGAGGACCTGAACGATCTCGCCGTCCACACGCCGCTCACCGGCGCCTCCGTGTACGGCGGCGTGGGCATGGGGCCCCAGGAACACGCCTTCCGCAGCGGCGTGGACGTGATCATCGCCACTCCCGGACGGCTGCTCGATCACTTCAAGGCCCCCTACGCCAAGCTCGCCGGCCTCCAGTACCTGGTGCTCGACGAGGCCGACCGCATGCTCGACATGGGGTTCCTGCCCGAGATCCGGAAAATCCTGCGCCACCTGCCTGCCAAACGGCAGACGCTGTTCTTCAGCGCCACGATGCCGCCGGCCATCGGCCAGTTGGCGCGTGAGATGCTGCACGACCCGGTGACGCTCAACATCGAGCGGCAGTCGGCGCCGGCGGTGGGCATCACGCAGGCCGTGTACCCGGTGCCCCAGGAACTCAAGTCGTCGCTGCTCGTCGCGCTGCTCGCGCGCGGCGACATGGAGCAGGCGCTGGTGTTCACGCGCACCAAGCATCGCGCCAACCGGCTGTGCGAGTTCCTGGTCAAACGCGGGCTCAAGGCCGAGCGCATCCACGGCAACCGTTCACAGGCCCAGCGCACGGCGGCGCTGGACGGGTTCAAGCGCGGGATCCACCGCGTGCTCGTGGCCACCGACATCGCCGCCCGCGGCATCGACGTCGAGGCGCTGGGACACGTCGTGAACTTCGACGTCCCCAACGTGCCCGAAGACTACATCCATCGGGTGGGACGCACGGCCCGCGCCGAGGCGACGGGCGACGCATTCACCATGGTCTCGCCGGAGGAAGAGGGCGAGTTGCGCGGCATCGAGCGGGCCATCGGCAAGCGGCTGCCGCGCGTGATCCTGCCCGACTTCGACTACAAGGCGCGCGTGGAGGGGAAGCTCGAGGTCCCGCTGGCCGAGCGCGTGGCCGGCATCCGGGCCCGCAAGGCGCAGGAGCGCGCCCGGGCCAAGGCCAAGGACGCGCGCCGCCGCGGGTAG
- a CDS encoding M20/M25/M40 family metallo-hydrolase, which translates to MTNPHRAAPSTRRVPTPPRVVVFCLIGALALLPAGARAQQSVDMAKLQDEAVSRIEQYIKINTTNPPGNEDQTMKFFARIFTAEGIPFDTASSAPGRGNIWARLKGGSQPALVLLSHMDVVPADPKYWSVDPFAATVKDGFLWGRGTLDTKTLGIVELEAFLTLHRTKAPLDRDVIFMATADEEAGAAFGAGWVMTHHPEAFAGAGFVLNEGGGGDVDQGRERFGIEVTQKVPYWFKLTATGTPRHGSEPQVASAVNRIVRSLYRLQTYQFAPRIIPAVDAYFKGLAPTAGPEWKDAFADMAKTIQDPDKLLRLQTEMPELAALTRNTCAITMLQASNKINVIPPEASAQLDCRLLPDQDVPAFKQELRDALNDPGITVEQLLGFTPAVSPTDNLLYRTIVDVTRQHYPDAAVVPAVSTGFTDSHFFRDRGIASYGYAPFLIPEADESGVHGNNERLSIANIRTGTQMMYEIVTRMVTP; encoded by the coding sequence ATGACGAACCCTCATCGTGCCGCACCCTCGACGCGCCGCGTGCCCACACCGCCGCGCGTCGTCGTTTTCTGCCTGATCGGCGCCCTCGCCCTGCTTCCCGCCGGCGCCCGCGCGCAGCAGTCCGTGGACATGGCCAAGCTGCAGGACGAGGCGGTGTCGCGCATCGAGCAGTACATCAAGATCAACACCACCAATCCGCCGGGCAACGAAGACCAGACGATGAAGTTCTTCGCCCGGATCTTCACCGCCGAGGGCATTCCGTTCGACACCGCGTCGTCGGCCCCGGGGCGCGGCAATATCTGGGCGCGGCTCAAGGGTGGGTCGCAGCCGGCGCTGGTGCTGCTCAGCCACATGGACGTGGTCCCCGCCGATCCCAAGTACTGGAGCGTGGACCCGTTCGCGGCCACGGTGAAGGACGGCTTTCTCTGGGGACGCGGCACGCTCGACACGAAGACGTTGGGCATCGTGGAGTTGGAGGCGTTCCTGACGCTGCACCGCACCAAGGCGCCGCTCGACCGCGACGTGATCTTCATGGCCACGGCGGACGAGGAAGCGGGCGCGGCGTTCGGGGCGGGGTGGGTGATGACGCACCATCCCGAAGCGTTCGCCGGCGCCGGGTTCGTGCTCAACGAGGGCGGCGGCGGCGACGTGGATCAGGGGCGCGAACGGTTCGGCATCGAGGTCACGCAGAAGGTGCCGTACTGGTTCAAGCTCACCGCCACGGGCACCCCGCGGCACGGGTCGGAACCGCAGGTCGCCTCGGCGGTGAACCGCATCGTCCGGTCGCTCTACCGGCTGCAGACGTACCAGTTCGCGCCGCGGATCATCCCGGCGGTGGACGCCTACTTCAAGGGGCTCGCGCCCACCGCCGGTCCCGAATGGAAGGACGCGTTCGCCGACATGGCCAAGACCATCCAGGATCCCGACAAGCTGCTCCGCCTGCAGACCGAGATGCCCGAACTGGCCGCCCTCACCCGCAACACCTGCGCGATCACGATGCTGCAGGCCAGCAACAAGATCAACGTGATCCCGCCCGAGGCATCGGCTCAGTTGGACTGCCGCCTGCTACCCGACCAGGACGTGCCGGCGTTCAAGCAGGAGCTGCGCGACGCGCTCAACGATCCCGGCATCACCGTCGAGCAACTGCTCGGCTTCACGCCGGCCGTGTCGCCCACCGACAATCTGTTGTACCGCACGATCGTGGACGTCACGCGGCAGCACTATCCCGACGCCGCCGTCGTGCCCGCGGTGTCCACCGGGTTCACCGACAGCCACTTCTTCCGCGACCGGGGCATCGCGTCGTACGGCTATGCACCTTTTCTCATACCAGAGGCCGATGAATCCGGGGTGCACGGGAACAACGAGCGGCTCTCGATCGCCAACATCCGCACCGGCACGCAGATGATGTACGAGATCGTGACGCGGATGGTCACCCCGTGA